One region of Oxalobacteraceae sp. CFBP 8761 genomic DNA includes:
- a CDS encoding UDP-3-O-acyl-N-acetylglucosamine deacetylase — protein MLKQRTIKELVRATGVGLHSGRKVELTLRPAGPDTGIVFRRVDLDPIVSIPSSAHVVGDTRMASVLIKDDARVSTVEHVMSACAGLGIDNLVIDVTAEEIPIMDGSASSFVFLLQQAGVQEQSSARKFIRVLKDVEVRQGSGANEKWARLSPHNGYKLDFFIEFNHPAVDGTMQRASVDFGDITYVRDVARARTFGFMQDVESLRGMGLARGGSFENAIVMDEYRILNADGLRYEDEFVRHKILDAIGDLYLVGHPLLASYTAHKSGHALNNDLLRALLAQPDSYEIVSFDALDTAPPSYVKQMTREWAQS, from the coding sequence ATGCTGAAACAACGAACCATCAAGGAACTGGTCCGCGCCACGGGCGTCGGACTGCACTCGGGCCGCAAGGTCGAACTCACGCTGCGCCCGGCCGGTCCGGACACGGGCATCGTGTTTCGCCGGGTCGATCTCGACCCGATCGTGTCCATTCCCAGCTCCGCGCACGTCGTGGGCGACACGCGCATGGCGTCGGTCCTGATCAAGGACGATGCGCGCGTCTCGACTGTCGAACACGTGATGTCGGCCTGCGCCGGCCTGGGCATCGATAATCTCGTCATCGACGTGACGGCCGAGGAAATCCCGATCATGGACGGTTCGGCATCGTCGTTCGTGTTCCTGCTGCAGCAGGCCGGCGTGCAAGAGCAGTCGTCGGCCCGCAAGTTCATCCGCGTGCTGAAGGACGTCGAAGTGCGCCAGGGCAGCGGCGCGAACGAAAAGTGGGCGCGCCTGTCGCCGCACAATGGCTACAAGCTCGACTTCTTCATCGAATTCAATCATCCGGCGGTCGATGGCACGATGCAGCGCGCGAGCGTGGACTTCGGCGACATCACCTATGTGCGCGACGTGGCGCGTGCGCGCACGTTCGGCTTCATGCAGGACGTGGAGAGCCTGCGCGGCATGGGCCTGGCGCGCGGCGGCTCGTTCGAGAACGCGATCGTGATGGATGAATACCGCATCCTGAATGCCGACGGCCTGCGCTACGAAGATGAATTCGTGCGCCACAAGATCCTCGACGCGATTGGCGACTTGTATTTGGTGGGCCATCCGCTGTTGGCCAGCTACACGGCCCACAAGTCGGGCCACGCACTCAACAACGACCTGCTGCGCGCCTTGCTGGCGCAGCCGGATTCGTACGAGATCGTCAGCTTCGATGCGCTCGATACAGCGCCGCCGTCGTACGTCAAGCAGATGACGCGGGAGTGGGCGCAGAGCTGA
- a CDS encoding peroxiredoxin, with amino-acid sequence MSIQIGERLPDGTLAEFIENETAGCSLGPNTFQVADLVKGKKIVIFGLPGAFTPGCSVQHVPGYVKHADALKAKGVDEIWCISVNDAFVMGAWGRDQKATGIVRMMADGNATFTKALGLDNDYSAHGMGVRSKRYAMLVDDGVVKTLDLDAKGVEASSAEAMLEKLG; translated from the coding sequence ATGAGCATCCAGATTGGCGAACGCCTGCCCGACGGCACGCTGGCCGAATTCATCGAGAACGAAACCGCAGGCTGCAGCCTGGGCCCGAACACGTTCCAGGTCGCCGATCTGGTCAAGGGCAAGAAGATCGTCATCTTCGGCCTGCCAGGCGCGTTCACGCCGGGTTGCTCGGTGCAGCACGTGCCGGGCTATGTCAAGCATGCTGACGCGCTGAAAGCCAAGGGCGTCGATGAAATCTGGTGCATCTCGGTCAACGACGCGTTCGTGATGGGCGCCTGGGGCCGCGACCAGAAAGCCACCGGCATCGTGCGCATGATGGCCGACGGTAACGCCACGTTCACCAAGGCGCTGGGCCTGGACAACGACTACTCGGCCCACGGCATGGGCGTGCGCTCGAAGCGCTACGCGATGCTGGTCGACGACGGCGTGGTCAAGACGCTGGACCTCGACGCCAAGGGCGTCGAAGCGTCGAGCGCCGAAGCGATGCTGGAAAAGCTGGGCTGA
- a CDS encoding cell division protein FtsQ/DivIB, whose protein sequence is MWHDVRSLNATASFLTALTVLAALVTGVWWLSQRPMFALGSVTVESMYGIDLKHVNELTVRNGVVGKIRGNFFTADLEQVRATFETVPWVRRATVRREWPNALVVEVEEHEALGTWGDEGRLLSVKGDVFTANIAEADDEQTLPEFDGPVGSEKDVLARFNELRTAFAKVALVPHALSLSNRYAWTVKLDNGMSVELGREQDRNTLNKRVARLVGVYPQLVARLQEGRIDTIDMRYPNGLALSSAALNVPLDATKPVKAAKKPKAAPNTKTNTTTKQI, encoded by the coding sequence ATGTGGCATGACGTCCGCTCCCTCAATGCAACCGCCAGCTTCCTGACGGCGCTGACGGTGCTCGCCGCGCTGGTGACCGGCGTCTGGTGGCTGTCGCAGCGCCCGATGTTCGCACTGGGCTCGGTGACGGTGGAGAGCATGTACGGGATCGACCTGAAACACGTGAACGAACTGACCGTGCGCAACGGCGTGGTCGGTAAAATTCGCGGCAACTTCTTTACCGCCGACCTGGAACAGGTGCGCGCGACGTTCGAGACCGTGCCCTGGGTACGCCGCGCCACGGTGCGCCGCGAATGGCCCAATGCGCTGGTGGTCGAAGTCGAAGAGCACGAGGCGCTCGGCACCTGGGGCGACGAAGGCCGCCTGCTGTCGGTCAAGGGCGACGTGTTTACGGCCAATATTGCCGAAGCCGACGATGAACAGACGCTCCCGGAGTTCGATGGACCGGTGGGCAGCGAGAAGGATGTGCTGGCGCGCTTCAATGAACTGCGCACGGCGTTTGCCAAGGTGGCGCTGGTGCCGCACGCGTTGTCGCTATCGAATCGCTATGCATGGACCGTGAAGCTGGATAATGGCATGAGCGTCGAACTGGGACGCGAACAGGATCGCAACACGTTGAACAAGCGCGTCGCGCGTCTGGTCGGCGTGTACCCGCAGCTGGTGGCCCGGCTGCAGGAGGGCCGTATCGATACGATCGATATGCGCTATCCGAACGGACTGGCCTTGTCGTCGGCGGCGCTGAACGTGCCGCTGGATGCGACGAAGCCGGTCAAGGCAGCCAAGAAACCCAAAGCCGCACCGAATACAAAAACCAATACAACAACCAAGCAAATCTGA
- the ftsA gene encoding cell division protein FtsA, with the protein MTKDAKNLIVGLDIGTSKVVAVVAEVMSDGRHEVIGLGQHESRGLKKGVVVNIEATVESIQRALEEAELMADCKIRNVYAGIAGSHIRSFNSSGMVAIKEKEVTATDVARVIETAKAVNIPTDQQLLHTVPQEFIVDNQEDVREPIGMSGIRLEVRVHIVTGAVSAVQNIVKCVRRCGLEVSDLILQPMASADAVLTVDEKELGVVLIDIGGGTTDIAVFSDGAIRHTAVIPIAGDQITSDIAMALRTPTGEAEDIKIRYGVAKQVLADPGETLEVPGLGDRGPRALSRQALAAVIEPRVEELFAMVHQAVRESGYEGVLSSGIVLTGGSAIMPGMIEMAEDIFLKPARLGTPDYRGQLADVVRSPRYATVLGLLLEAKKQYLRGHIVTRQDGSVKAVWQRMKEWIAGNF; encoded by the coding sequence ATGACAAAAGACGCGAAAAACCTGATCGTCGGTCTCGACATCGGCACCTCCAAGGTGGTGGCCGTGGTCGCCGAAGTGATGTCCGACGGACGCCACGAGGTGATCGGGCTGGGTCAGCACGAGTCCAGGGGATTGAAGAAAGGCGTGGTCGTCAACATCGAGGCCACCGTCGAATCGATCCAGCGCGCGCTGGAAGAGGCCGAGCTGATGGCGGATTGCAAGATCCGCAACGTCTACGCCGGCATCGCCGGCAGCCATATCCGTTCGTTCAATTCGAGCGGGATGGTGGCGATCAAGGAGAAAGAAGTCACGGCGACCGACGTGGCGCGCGTGATCGAGACGGCCAAGGCAGTGAACATCCCGACCGACCAGCAATTGCTGCACACGGTGCCGCAGGAATTCATCGTCGACAACCAGGAAGACGTGCGCGAGCCGATCGGCATGAGCGGCATCCGCCTCGAAGTGCGGGTGCACATTGTCACCGGTGCGGTCTCTGCGGTACAAAACATTGTAAAGTGCGTGCGCCGCTGCGGTCTCGAGGTCTCGGACCTGATCCTGCAGCCGATGGCGTCCGCCGACGCGGTGCTGACGGTCGACGAGAAAGAACTGGGCGTGGTGCTGATCGACATCGGCGGCGGCACCACCGACATCGCGGTGTTCTCGGATGGCGCGATCCGCCACACGGCCGTGATCCCGATCGCGGGTGACCAGATCACCAGCGACATCGCGATGGCCTTGCGCACGCCGACCGGCGAAGCCGAAGATATCAAGATCCGCTACGGCGTGGCCAAGCAGGTGCTGGCCGACCCGGGCGAGACACTCGAAGTGCCAGGTCTCGGTGACCGCGGCCCGCGCGCCCTGTCGCGCCAGGCTTTGGCGGCCGTGATCGAGCCCCGGGTGGAGGAGCTGTTCGCGATGGTGCACCAGGCCGTGCGCGAATCGGGCTACGAAGGCGTGCTGTCGTCCGGCATCGTCCTGACTGGCGGCAGCGCAATCATGCCCGGCATGATCGAAATGGCGGAAGACATCTTCCTCAAACCGGCACGCCTCGGCACGCCGGACTACCGCGGGCAATTGGCCGATGTGGTGCGCAGCCCCCGCTACGCCACCGTGCTTGGCTTGCTGCTCGAAGCAAAGAAACAGTACCTGCGCGGACACATCGTCACGCGCCAGGATGGTTCGGTGAAGGCAGTCTGGCAGCGCATGAAGGAGTGGATCGCGGGGAACTTCTGA
- a CDS encoding D-alanine--D-alanine ligase codes for MTTTIQLLDATVFGKVGVLFGGRSAEREISLISGSGVLQALKSRGIDAHPFDPGTHSLADLAAQGFDRVFIALHGRYGEDGSLQGALEQLGIPYTGSGVMASSVGMDKITTKKLWLMEGVPTPKYATVDADTDLDALVAELGLPLIVKPPLEGSSIGITKVLERDQLADAIALVASMDDAVLAEQFVTGREFTVAVLGQGAAARALPIVEIVAPEGKYDYQNKYFTDDTQYHCPAPLPDELTQEIQRHAVNAYRAIGCEGWGRVDVLVRESDMRPFLLEVNTSPGMTTHSLVPMAARAVGIGYEDLCVEILRSARLKMGNRGAKPDVKD; via the coding sequence ATGACGACGACCATTCAACTTCTCGATGCCACCGTCTTCGGCAAGGTCGGCGTCCTGTTCGGCGGCCGCTCGGCCGAGCGCGAAATCTCGCTTATTTCAGGCAGCGGCGTGCTGCAGGCCCTGAAAAGCCGCGGCATCGATGCGCACCCGTTCGATCCGGGCACGCACAGCCTGGCCGACCTGGCTGCGCAGGGTTTTGATCGCGTGTTCATCGCGCTGCACGGCCGCTATGGCGAAGACGGCAGCCTGCAGGGCGCCCTCGAGCAGCTGGGCATTCCGTACACCGGCAGCGGCGTGATGGCCTCGAGCGTCGGCATGGACAAGATCACCACCAAGAAGCTGTGGCTGATGGAAGGCGTGCCAACGCCAAAATACGCGACGGTCGACGCCGATACCGACCTGGATGCGCTGGTCGCCGAACTGGGCCTGCCGCTGATTGTCAAGCCGCCGCTCGAAGGCTCGAGCATCGGCATCACCAAGGTCCTTGAGCGTGACCAGCTGGCCGACGCGATCGCGCTCGTGGCCAGCATGGACGACGCGGTGCTGGCCGAGCAGTTCGTGACCGGCCGTGAATTCACGGTCGCCGTGCTGGGGCAGGGCGCCGCCGCCCGCGCGCTGCCGATCGTCGAGATCGTCGCGCCCGAAGGCAAGTACGACTACCAGAACAAGTACTTCACCGACGACACGCAATACCACTGCCCGGCGCCGCTGCCCGACGAACTGACGCAGGAGATCCAGCGTCATGCGGTGAACGCCTACCGCGCGATCGGTTGCGAAGGCTGGGGCCGCGTTGACGTGCTGGTGCGCGAGAGCGACATGCGGCCGTTCCTGCTCGAGGTGAACACGTCCCCGGGCATGACGACGCACTCGCTGGTGCCGATGGCGGCGCGCGCGGTGGGCATCGGCTACGAAGACCTGTGCGTCGAGATCCTGCGTTCGGCCCGGCTCAAGATGGGCAACCGGGGTGCGAAACCCGACGTGAAGGACTGA
- a CDS encoding DMT family transporter, whose protein sequence is MLLAVFMFALMDTAMKLLSARYPALQVAALRAICSLPLIALYVAWRGAFAGIFRVRWPMHLLRAGLGILMLALFAFGLQKLSLAEAYSIFFIAPALITALSVLLLRERVDLARWVAIGVGLIGVLVVLRPSGAGFLTVGGLAVLGSAACYAVSAITVRVLSRTDRSEHTVFWLMVLIAIGAGALAAPDWVPLSAREIPILCGLAVSGFIGQLAITEAFSRGEASSVAPFEYSALAWGVGLDWLLWRALPDSYTLLGAAIIIGSGLYLIRHEKEHVEAEHP, encoded by the coding sequence ATGCTGCTCGCCGTCTTCATGTTCGCGCTGATGGACACGGCCATGAAGCTGCTGTCGGCGCGCTATCCGGCGCTGCAGGTGGCCGCATTGCGCGCTATCTGTTCGCTGCCCCTGATTGCCCTGTACGTGGCCTGGCGCGGGGCGTTTGCCGGCATCTTCCGGGTGCGCTGGCCGATGCACCTGCTGCGCGCCGGGCTGGGCATCCTGATGCTGGCGCTGTTCGCCTTCGGCCTGCAGAAGCTGTCGCTGGCCGAAGCCTATTCGATCTTCTTCATCGCACCGGCCCTGATCACGGCCTTGTCGGTCCTGCTGCTGCGCGAGCGCGTCGACCTGGCGCGCTGGGTCGCCATTGGCGTGGGGCTGATTGGCGTACTGGTCGTGCTGCGCCCCAGCGGCGCGGGCTTCCTGACGGTGGGCGGCCTGGCGGTGCTGGGGTCGGCCGCCTGCTACGCCGTCTCGGCGATCACGGTGCGGGTGCTGTCACGGACCGACCGCAGCGAACACACGGTGTTCTGGCTGATGGTGCTGATCGCCATTGGCGCCGGCGCCCTGGCGGCGCCCGACTGGGTGCCGCTGTCGGCCCGTGAAATCCCGATCCTGTGCGGCCTGGCGGTGTCGGGTTTCATCGGCCAGCTGGCGATCACCGAAGCGTTTTCGCGCGGTGAAGCGTCGAGCGTGGCGCCATTCGAATATTCAGCCCTGGCCTGGGGCGTGGGCCTGGACTGGCTGCTGTGGCGCGCGCTGCCCGACAGCTACACGTTGCTGGGCGCAGCGATCATCATCGGCAGCGGCCTGTATCTGATCCGCCATGAGAAAGAGCACGTCGAAGCCGAGCATCCCTGA
- the murG gene encoding undecaprenyldiphospho-muramoylpentapeptide beta-N-acetylglucosaminyltransferase has protein sequence MIMAAGTGGHIFPGIAIAQTMRARGWDVSWLGTAHGMETDLVPKAGIAMDTIDFAGLRGKGLAHTIKGAFKMAAAFATCRRYLAARRPDVVLGMGGYVTVPGGMMARAAGVPLALINADAALLLSNKTLTPLAQRVLFGFPADFGKAAGKAVVTGNPVRQQILDLPAPAERFAGRTGVLRVLVVGGSLGAKVLNDGVPAALSLIDPAARPIVTHQSGKKNIDALRAAYAQAGVQANVVDFIDNMAAAYADADLVICRAGAITVSELTAAGVASVLVPFVASTTSHQRDNAIWMDGQGAAVHLPQGELNPQRLKSLLQTTREQCLVMAQAAARVGQRDANEAIARELEQLAARVKAA, from the coding sequence ATGATCATGGCCGCCGGCACCGGTGGCCACATCTTCCCCGGTATCGCAATCGCGCAGACAATGCGCGCGCGCGGCTGGGACGTGAGCTGGCTGGGCACCGCTCACGGCATGGAAACCGATCTGGTGCCGAAAGCCGGCATCGCGATGGACACGATCGACTTCGCCGGCCTGCGCGGCAAGGGCCTGGCGCACACCATCAAGGGCGCGTTCAAGATGGCGGCCGCGTTTGCGACCTGCCGGCGCTACCTGGCTGCGCGTCGGCCGGACGTCGTGCTGGGCATGGGCGGTTACGTGACGGTGCCGGGCGGCATGATGGCGCGCGCCGCCGGCGTTCCGCTGGCCCTGATCAATGCCGACGCCGCGCTGCTGCTGTCGAACAAGACGCTCACGCCGCTGGCGCAGCGCGTGCTGTTCGGCTTCCCGGCCGATTTCGGCAAGGCGGCCGGCAAGGCCGTCGTCACGGGCAATCCGGTGCGCCAGCAGATCCTCGATCTGCCAGCGCCCGCCGAACGCTTCGCCGGCCGCACCGGCGTGCTGCGCGTGCTGGTCGTTGGCGGCAGCCTGGGCGCCAAGGTGCTCAACGATGGCGTGCCGGCGGCCCTGAGCCTGATCGACCCGGCGGCACGGCCGATCGTCACGCACCAGTCGGGCAAGAAGAATATCGATGCGCTGCGCGCCGCGTATGCACAGGCTGGCGTGCAGGCCAATGTGGTCGACTTCATCGACAATATGGCGGCGGCGTACGCCGACGCCGATCTGGTGATCTGCCGCGCCGGCGCGATCACGGTGTCCGAACTGACGGCGGCCGGCGTGGCCAGCGTGCTGGTGCCGTTCGTGGCCAGCACCACCAGCCACCAGCGCGACAACGCGATCTGGATGGACGGGCAAGGCGCGGCCGTGCACCTGCCGCAAGGTGAACTGAATCCGCAGCGACTGAAAAGTCTGCTGCAAACGACGCGCGAGCAGTGCCTGGTCATGGCGCAGGCGGCAGCGCGCGTCGGCCAGCGCGACGCCAATGAGGCGATCGCGCGCGAACTCGAACAACTGGCAGCAAGGGTAAAAGCAGCATGA
- a CDS encoding UDP-N-acetylmuramate--L-alanine ligase, with amino-acid sequence MKHKIKNIHFVGIGGSGMSGIAEVLLNLGYQVSGSDLGSNTASQRLADLGATVHLGHHEDNVAGADVVVTSTAVNEANPEVVAARANKVPVVPRAIMLGELMRLKRGIAIAGTHGKTTTTSLVASVLAQGGLDPTFVIGGRLTAAGANAALGSGDYIVAEADESDASFLNLSPMIEVITNIDADHMETYEHDFEKLKSAFVNFTHRLPFYGRVMLCIDDKHVREILPQVTKPVTTYGFSEEAEVRALDAYADGTHMHFTVRQEGYADTKFVLNQPGMHNVLNACSAIAIAREIGIDDAATAQGLLEFRGVGRRFTRYGDVALASGGSFTLVDDFGHHPVETEVTLAAARAAYPGRRLVLAFQPHRYSRTRDLFEDFVKVLATPDVLLLADVYPAGEAPIVAADGRALARALRTSSKIEPIFVESIADMRDAILNVARDGDVVLTMGAGSISGIPQQLTNAKG; translated from the coding sequence ATGAAACACAAGATCAAGAACATCCACTTCGTGGGCATCGGCGGCAGCGGCATGAGCGGCATCGCCGAAGTGCTGCTCAATCTCGGCTACCAGGTGTCGGGCTCGGACCTGGGCAGCAATACCGCCAGCCAGCGCCTGGCCGACCTGGGCGCGACCGTGCACCTGGGCCACCACGAAGACAATGTGGCGGGCGCGGACGTCGTCGTGACCTCGACCGCCGTGAACGAAGCCAACCCGGAAGTGGTTGCGGCGCGCGCAAATAAAGTGCCGGTGGTGCCGCGTGCGATCATGCTGGGCGAATTGATGCGCCTGAAGCGCGGCATCGCGATTGCGGGCACGCACGGCAAGACGACGACCACCAGCCTGGTCGCATCGGTGCTGGCGCAGGGCGGGCTCGATCCGACCTTCGTCATCGGTGGCCGCCTGACTGCCGCCGGCGCCAATGCGGCGCTGGGCAGCGGTGACTACATCGTGGCCGAAGCCGATGAATCGGATGCGTCGTTCCTGAACCTGTCGCCGATGATCGAAGTGATCACGAACATCGACGCCGATCACATGGAAACCTACGAGCACGACTTCGAGAAACTCAAGAGCGCGTTTGTCAATTTCACGCACCGCCTGCCGTTCTACGGCCGCGTGATGCTGTGCATCGACGACAAGCACGTGCGCGAGATCCTGCCGCAGGTGACCAAGCCGGTTACCACCTACGGCTTTTCGGAAGAAGCCGAAGTGCGCGCGCTGGATGCGTACGCCGATGGTACGCACATGCACTTCACCGTGCGCCAGGAAGGCTATGCCGACACCAAGTTCGTGCTGAACCAGCCCGGCATGCACAACGTGCTCAATGCCTGCTCGGCGATTGCCATCGCGCGCGAAATCGGCATCGACGATGCTGCCACCGCCCAGGGCCTGCTGGAGTTCCGCGGCGTGGGCCGCCGCTTCACGCGCTACGGCGACGTGGCGCTGGCGTCCGGCGGCAGCTTCACGCTGGTCGACGACTTCGGCCACCACCCGGTGGAAACCGAAGTCACGCTGGCCGCGGCGCGCGCCGCCTACCCGGGCCGGCGCCTCGTGCTGGCCTTCCAGCCGCACCGCTACAGCCGCACGCGCGACCTGTTCGAAGACTTCGTCAAGGTGCTGGCCACGCCGGACGTGCTGCTGCTGGCCGACGTGTATCCGGCCGGCGAAGCGCCGATCGTGGCCGCTGACGGCCGCGCGCTGGCGCGTGCACTGCGCACGTCCAGCAAGATCGAACCGATCTTCGTCGAGTCGATCGCCGACATGCGCGACGCCATCCTGAACGTGGCGCGCGACGGCGACGTCGTGCTGACGATGGGCGCCGGCTCGATCAGCGGCATTCCGCAACAACTGACCAACGCGAAAGGCTGA
- the ftsZ gene encoding cell division protein FtsZ: MEFDMVDNAALGTVIKVVGVGGAGGNAVQHMINKGVSGVEFIAANTDAQALAVSSAGNIIQIGDSGLGAGMRPEVGRQLAEQSRSRIEDALRGAHMVFIAAGMGGGTGTGAAPIVAEVAKSMGALTVAVVSKPFSYEGQKCMDVAEAGLEELTKHVDSLIVILNEKLEDIYEDESMLDWMQHADDVLNNAVAGIAEIINVPGHINVDFNDVKTIMGEQGKAMMGTATAAGVDRARIAAEQAVASPLLDGIDLSGAKGVLVNVTASRGLKGKEIKEVMAAVRAFAAPDASIAQGIAYDDSMGDEIRVTVVATGLGKNKKSIQLVQPQQVMRTGTYDAPVMQGAAAVAGGLTAGKASADALGGMKQPAVWRREQASEQVQAMQRNGVETYDIPAFLRKQAD; this comes from the coding sequence ATGGAGTTCGATATGGTCGATAACGCAGCACTGGGGACCGTGATCAAGGTCGTGGGCGTCGGTGGCGCCGGCGGCAACGCGGTTCAGCACATGATCAATAAAGGTGTATCCGGTGTCGAGTTCATCGCCGCGAACACGGATGCGCAAGCGCTGGCCGTATCGAGCGCCGGCAACATCATCCAGATCGGTGATTCGGGCCTGGGCGCAGGGATGCGTCCTGAAGTCGGTCGCCAGCTCGCCGAACAATCGCGCTCGCGCATCGAAGACGCACTGCGCGGCGCGCACATGGTCTTCATCGCAGCCGGCATGGGCGGTGGCACCGGTACCGGCGCCGCACCGATCGTGGCCGAAGTGGCCAAGTCGATGGGCGCCCTGACCGTCGCTGTCGTCTCCAAGCCGTTCTCGTACGAAGGCCAGAAGTGCATGGACGTGGCCGAAGCGGGCCTCGAAGAACTGACCAAGCACGTCGACTCCCTGATCGTCATCCTGAACGAAAAGCTCGAAGACATCTACGAAGACGAAAGCATGCTTGACTGGATGCAGCACGCCGACGATGTGCTCAACAACGCGGTGGCCGGTATCGCCGAGATCATCAACGTGCCGGGCCATATTAACGTCGACTTCAACGACGTCAAGACGATCATGGGCGAGCAGGGCAAGGCCATGATGGGCACCGCGACCGCCGCCGGCGTCGACCGCGCACGCATCGCCGCCGAGCAGGCTGTCGCTTCGCCGCTGCTCGACGGTATCGACCTGTCGGGCGCCAAGGGCGTGCTGGTCAACGTGACCGCAAGCCGTGGCCTGAAAGGTAAAGAGATCAAGGAAGTCATGGCCGCCGTGCGCGCCTTCGCCGCGCCGGATGCGTCGATCGCACAGGGTATCGCTTACGACGACTCGATGGGCGACGAGATCCGCGTGACCGTGGTCGCAACGGGCCTGGGCAAGAACAAGAAGTCGATCCAGCTGGTCCAGCCGCAGCAAGTGATGCGCACCGGTACCTACGACGCGCCAGTGATGCAGGGCGCCGCAGCGGTGGCCGGTGGCCTGACCGCCGGCAAGGCCAGCGCCGACGCGCTGGGCGGCATGAAGCAGCCGGCCGTGTGGCGCCGCGAGCAGGCATCCGAGCAGGTGCAGGCAATGCAGCGCAATGGCGTCGAGACCTACGACATTCCGGCGTTCCTGCGCAAGCAGGCGGACTGA
- a CDS encoding DUF721 domain-containing protein yields the protein MQQPPPKRPVHIFGTKNRQTSHAATDFLRSNDRLASLMPAITRMARLQADCAAALPAVFHNCDVLSFQEGVLILAVPSSALAARLKQMLPKLQSTLIGRGWQVESTRIKVQVTRALPDKPEMRTLELPPTAVRAFEELAASLPDDKHNHDLVAALRALAAKRR from the coding sequence ATGCAGCAACCTCCCCCAAAGCGCCCGGTCCATATCTTCGGCACCAAGAACCGGCAGACCTCGCACGCCGCCACCGACTTCCTGCGCTCGAACGACCGCCTGGCCAGCCTGATGCCGGCCATCACGCGCATGGCGCGCCTGCAGGCCGACTGCGCCGCGGCGCTGCCGGCCGTGTTTCACAACTGCGATGTGCTGTCGTTCCAGGAAGGGGTATTGATTCTGGCCGTGCCCAGCTCGGCGCTGGCGGCGCGGCTCAAGCAGATGCTCCCCAAGCTGCAGAGCACACTCATCGGGCGCGGCTGGCAGGTAGAATCGACCCGCATCAAGGTGCAGGTCACGCGCGCGCTGCCCGACAAACCCGAGATGCGCACGCTGGAGCTGCCGCCGACAGCGGTGCGCGCGTTCGAGGAACTGGCTGCGTCACTGCCGGACGACAAGCACAATCACGACCTGGTGGCAGCGCTCAGGGCGCTGGCGGCAAAAAGAAGATAG